GGAGGCACGGGCCGTCGACGAGGATGTGGTCGCGGCCGTCCAGCGGACGGCCGAGTCCGTACTGGCGGAGTGCGTCGCCGAAGCGGCCCTCCACGACCCGGAATTCTCCGAAGCCGTGGCGCACCGGGTCGCCGACTTCACCCTGCGGGGCGGCAAGCGCGTGCGGCCCCGCTTGCTGTGGTGGGCCATGCGCGCCTGCGGCGCGGTCGAAACCCGGGCGGCTCTGCGCCTGGGCGTGGGTCTGGAGCTGATCCAGACCTGCGCCCTCATCCAGGACGACGTGATGGACCGCTCGCGGACGAGGCGAGGACGGCCCGCCGTCCACATCGCCCTGGCCGAGCAGACGGGCCTCGCGGCCGATTCCGCGGCGGGCGCGGCATTCGGCGCCTCCGCCGCCATCCTTGCGGGTGACCTCGCGCTGGTGTGGGCCGACGACACGGTCACCGAGACATTGCTGCCGTCCGCGCGGCGACGCCAGGTGAGGGCCCTGTGGCGGGCCATGCGCAGTGAGATGGTCGCCGGGCAGTACCTGGACCTGCGCGGCCAGATCGGCAGCGGCGCCTCGGCGGCGCGCGCCCTGCGCACCGCCTGCCTCAAGAGCGCTCTGTACTCGGTGGAGCGGCCCGTGGCGCTGGGTGCCGCCCTGGCCGGTGCCGACGAGTGGACCACCGACGCCCTGTGCTCGGCGAGCCGGTACGCCGGACTGGCCTTCCAACTGCGGGACGACCTGCTCGGGGTGTTCGGCGACCCGACGGTCACCGGGAAGCCCTCCGGGGACGACATTCGCGAGGGCAAGTCGACCTATCTGCTGGCGACGGCCCGTACCTGCGCCGACGCCGCCGACGACCGCCGCGCCCTGGCCGTGCTGGACCGTGCCGTCGGGAACCCGGACCTCGACGAGGGCGGCCTCGCGGAGGTGCGCGCCGTTCTGGAGTCCACCGGCGCCCGCGCCCTGGTGGAGGAGAAGGCGGAGCGCCTGGGCGAGCGGGCCGCGCGGAGACTGGCCCAGGCCGTCGACGTCGACGCGCACGCCCGCGACCGGCTGCTGGGCCTGCTGCAGGCGGTGGCGGGCGCCCGCGCCGCCGCCCCGCCCGGCTCCCGCGGCGCGCCGCGGGAGCCGCACCCCGGTGCGGCGGACACACTGACCATGGTCGAAGGAGGCCGCCCCCAGTGATCACGATCAAAGGGCCGGTCGACCACGTCGTGGTGGTCGGCGCGGGACTGTCCGGGCTGTCCGCCGCGCTCCACCTGCTCGGCGCGGGTCGCAGGGTGACCGTCGTCGAACGGGACGCGCTGCCCGGCGGGCGGGCCGGTCTCCTGGCGGAGGGCGGCTACCGCATCGACACCGGGCCGACTGTGCTGACCATGCCGGACCTGGTGGAGGACGCCTTCGCCGCCGTCGGCGACAGGATGGCCGACCGGCTGGAGCTGATCCGGCTGGACCCCGCCTACCGGGCCAGGTTCGCGGACGGGTCGCAACTCGACGTGCACACCGACGGAGCGGCCATGGAGGCTGCCGTCGAACAGTTCGCCGGGGCCCGCCAGGCGGTCGGCTACCGGCGGCTGCGGAGCTGGCTGGAGCGGCTGTACCGGGTCCAGATGCGCCGCTTCATCGACGCCAACTTCGACTCGCCCCTCCAACTGCTGCACCCCGACCTCGTGCGGCTCGCCGCTCTCGGCGGGTTCGGCCGGCTCGACGCCCGGATCGGGCGCTTCGTCTCCGACGAGCGGCTGCGCCGGGTCTTCTCCTTCCAGGCGCTGTACGCGGGGGTGCCCCCGGCCCGGGCCCTGGCCGCGTACGCGGTGATCGCCTACATGGACACGGTCGCCGGGGTGTACTTCCCACGCGGCGGCATGCACGCCCTGCCCACCGCGATGGCCCGGGCCGCCGCCGACGCGGGAGGCGAGTTCCGCTACGGGCAGACCGTGCGGCGGCTGGAGCGTTCCGGCGACCGGATCACCGCGGTCGTCACCGACCGTGAACGCATCCCGTGCGACGCGGTGGTCCTGACCCCCGACCTGCCCGTCAGCTACCGCCTCCTGGGCCACGCCCCGCGCCGGCCGCTGCCGCTGAGGCACTCGCCGTCCGCGGTGATCCTGCACGCGGGCACGGACCGCACCTGGCCGGATCTCGCACACCACACCATCTCCTTCGGGGCCGCGTGGAAGAGCACCTTCCGCCAGCTCACCCGCACCGGCGAGCTGATGTCGGACCCCTCGCTCCTGATCACCCGGCCCACGGCCACCGACCCCTCCCTGGCCCCGCCCGGCAAACACCTCCACTACATCCTCGCGCCCTGCCCGAACACCACGATCGGGCCCGGCGTACGGGAGTGGGCGGAGCTCGGCCCCCGCTACCGGGACGAGCTGCTCGCCTGGCTGGAGCGGCGCGAGATGCCCGGTCTGAGCGCGGCGATCGAGCAGGAAGGACTGGTCACCCCCGTCGACTGGACGGCGCAGGGCCACGCGGCCGGCACGCCGTTCGCCGTGGCCCACACCTTCCCCCAGACCGGTCCGTTCCGCCCGCGCAACCTGGTGCGGGGCACCGCCAACGCCGTCCTCGCGGGGTGCGGCACCACTCCGGGCGTCGGCGTGCCGACCGTGCTGATCTCGGGGAAGCTGGCGGCGCAGAGGATCACCGGCCCACCCGCCGCCCCATCCCGACGCACGAGAGGCACCGCCGTATGACCGCCCGTGAGCTGGACGCCGCAGGCATCCACGAGCCCGGCCTCCGCGCCGCCTACACCCGCTGCCGCGACCTCAACGCCCGTCACGGCAAGACCTACTTCCTCGCGACGCGGCTGCTGCCCATCGACAGGCGGGCGGCCGTGCACGCCCTGTACGGCTTCGCCCGCCGGGCCGACGACATCGTTGACGACCTCGAATCCACCGCCACCACCGAGGAGCGCACTGCCGCCCTGGCGGCCCTGGAGGCGCAGTTGGCGTGCGGGTTGCGCGACGGACGGGCCACCGAGCCGGTGATCCGGGCACTCGCCGACACGGCCGGCCGCTACGGCATCGACCACCGGTACTTCGCCGACTTCCTGGCCTCCATGCGCAGCGATCTGACGGTCACCGGCTACGCCTCGCTGGACGACCTGGGCGGCTACATGCACGGGTCGGCCGCGGTGATCGGCCTGCAGATGCTGCCGGTGCTCGGAACGGTGGTCCGGCGCGAGGAAGCCGCCGGGCCCGCGGCCGCGCTGGGTATCGCCTTCCAGCTGACCAACTTCCTGCGGGACGTCGGCGAGGACCTGGACCGGGGCAGGCTCTACCTCCCGGCCGACCTGATCGCCGCCCACGGAGTGGACCGGGCACGCCTGGAGTGGAGCCGACGCACCGGTGCGCGGGACACCAGGATCACCGCAGCGCTGCGGGCGTTCGCCGCGCACACGAGGACGGTCTACCGCCAGGCCCTGCCGGGACTGGGGATGCTGGACCCGGTCACCCGGCCCTGCATCCGTACGGCGTTCGTGCTCTACAGCGGCATCCTCGACGCGATCGAGGCCGAGGACTACGCGGTCCTGCACCGCCGCGCCGTCGTCCCACGCCGACGCCGGGCGGTCGTGGCGCTGGACGGGCTCGCCCGCGCGCTCGCGGCCCGCGCCCCGGTCCGTCACCGCACGGAGCCGGCGCCCGGCCGGCGCCCCGCCACCCTGGCCCGTACCGTCGTCACCGGCATCGCCACGCCCGTACGGGGGGAGGCTGCGTGAGCCCGTCCGCACGAGGCCGCATCCCGTTGCGACTGCGGCGCGCACCCGTTCCGTGGGAACGGCAGGAGCCGACCTGGCGGGCCGCGAAGCCCTCCCTCATCGCCCAGGCCCTCAAAAGGGCGCAGAGTCGGCCCTCCGGCAACTGGTACGTCATCGGCGCCTCGCGCGGCCTTCCCCCGGGGAAGACCCTCGGCATCACGGTCGGTTCCACCGAGATCGTCGCCTGGCGCGACGGCGACGGCAGGCTGCGCACCGGCCCGGGGGCCTGTCCCCACCTCGGGGCGCCCTTGCGGGAGAGCCCCGTGCGCTGCGGCGCGCTGGTCTGCCACTGGCACGGTCTCGCCCTGGACGGCGGGCCTTTCGCCGGATGGGAGCCCTACCCGGCCTTCGACGACGGCGTGCTGCTCTGGGTGCGGCTGGACCGCATGGGCGGCGAGAAGCCCACCG
This sequence is a window from Streptomyces parvus. Protein-coding genes within it:
- a CDS encoding polyprenyl synthetase family protein gives rise to the protein MGRLQPADHAFADPVPPHVGPPEPGPLQEARAVDEDVVAAVQRTAESVLAECVAEAALHDPEFSEAVAHRVADFTLRGGKRVRPRLLWWAMRACGAVETRAALRLGVGLELIQTCALIQDDVMDRSRTRRGRPAVHIALAEQTGLAADSAAGAAFGASAAILAGDLALVWADDTVTETLLPSARRRQVRALWRAMRSEMVAGQYLDLRGQIGSGASAARALRTACLKSALYSVERPVALGAALAGADEWTTDALCSASRYAGLAFQLRDDLLGVFGDPTVTGKPSGDDIREGKSTYLLATARTCADAADDRRALAVLDRAVGNPDLDEGGLAEVRAVLESTGARALVEEKAERLGERAARRLAQAVDVDAHARDRLLGLLQAVAGARAAAPPGSRGAPREPHPGAADTLTMVEGGRPQ
- a CDS encoding phytoene desaturase, with protein sequence MITIKGPVDHVVVVGAGLSGLSAALHLLGAGRRVTVVERDALPGGRAGLLAEGGYRIDTGPTVLTMPDLVEDAFAAVGDRMADRLELIRLDPAYRARFADGSQLDVHTDGAAMEAAVEQFAGARQAVGYRRLRSWLERLYRVQMRRFIDANFDSPLQLLHPDLVRLAALGGFGRLDARIGRFVSDERLRRVFSFQALYAGVPPARALAAYAVIAYMDTVAGVYFPRGGMHALPTAMARAAADAGGEFRYGQTVRRLERSGDRITAVVTDRERIPCDAVVLTPDLPVSYRLLGHAPRRPLPLRHSPSAVILHAGTDRTWPDLAHHTISFGAAWKSTFRQLTRTGELMSDPSLLITRPTATDPSLAPPGKHLHYILAPCPNTTIGPGVREWAELGPRYRDELLAWLERREMPGLSAAIEQEGLVTPVDWTAQGHAAGTPFAVAHTFPQTGPFRPRNLVRGTANAVLAGCGTTPGVGVPTVLISGKLAAQRITGPPAAPSRRTRGTAV
- a CDS encoding phytoene/squalene synthase family protein encodes the protein MTARELDAAGIHEPGLRAAYTRCRDLNARHGKTYFLATRLLPIDRRAAVHALYGFARRADDIVDDLESTATTEERTAALAALEAQLACGLRDGRATEPVIRALADTAGRYGIDHRYFADFLASMRSDLTVTGYASLDDLGGYMHGSAAVIGLQMLPVLGTVVRREEAAGPAAALGIAFQLTNFLRDVGEDLDRGRLYLPADLIAAHGVDRARLEWSRRTGARDTRITAALRAFAAHTRTVYRQALPGLGMLDPVTRPCIRTAFVLYSGILDAIEAEDYAVLHRRAVVPRRRRAVVALDGLARALAARAPVRHRTEPAPGRRPATLARTVVTGIATPVRGEAA